The following are encoded in a window of Brachyhypopomus gauderio isolate BG-103 chromosome 18, BGAUD_0.2, whole genome shotgun sequence genomic DNA:
- the LOC143482031 gene encoding uncharacterized protein LOC143482031, with the protein MMRSKKAGPAEELPADGCDVSAPGVESKPAKKDHSRWFSAVCCTRVEEAVMEDLNTPPCGKSGGVVSTSGTNAAVLTEELWQELRNTLPSDMKMEDLIAVLQKISAWVKVAVKEVVAPGFESGLLGVRSSGGTCISSSPHEVEHGETHDSPSQINCGPTSRRSRAPRPLMYATLCIRYDEYSRSSTSSFSKPLRVVFGISEDRIFSHIYGEVMRAIMNMLPPEIKHLTMKETSRVMSAIVDDSLKQINSCLLDIYCNTDLHEGVTLPVSYFEDIAQNLMLAVKTRMLGFLESCTITSWSASVLLNSITTTKSIIECLLSLIPFCKEEIAGQLIGKDLFTFVKKRLEVLCMRQILTPSVMHLQALSDFIILDSFEAIGEKVISSGALEQNEESECSWKALDSMLSIDSLRQSSQKLIPIVRNLMLERIAALDQVKAQMSCKGTRSVLSDTYLSKEALQSGIVRSFVNTATEKLLQQSLGLTSCTKPDTIFGRYCYESISVTEADLEVEQSRQRCCSELSAVIAHTVISDLAGITTSESEQDRTGSALQSAAQTVDVGLEKKSSRWFRCPRFLKLRFKKQTNKVRVHMEDQVVDKHIPDAPSTSDKTIPKLRRKSMRTRLATAFSKICRK; encoded by the exons ATGATGAGG TCTAAGAAAGCTGGGCCAGCAGAAGAGCTTCCTGCAGATGGCTGTGATGTGTCGGCCCCCGGCGTGGAAAGCAAGCCGGCAAAGAAAGACCATAGCAGATGGTTTTCAG CTGTTTGCTGTACTAGAGTGGAGGAGGCAGTGATGGAGGATCTCAACACTCCTCCATGTGGGAAAAGTGGTGGAGTCGTATCCACCTCTGGGACTAATGCAGCTGTTCTAACTGAAGA ACTTTGGCAAGAGCTGAGGAATACACTGCCAAGCGAT atgaaaatggaggatttgatTGCAGTGCTGCAAAAAATCTCAGCATGGGTCAAAGTAGCAGTGAAGGAGGTGGTTGCTCCAGGTTTTGAGTCAGGCCTGTTAGGGGTGAGGTCCTCAGGAGGAACCTGTATCTCCAGCAGCCCTCATGAGGTGGAGCATGGAGAGACACATGATTCTCCCTCTCAGATCAACTGCGGACCGACGAGCAGGCGTAGTCGTGCCCCTCGTCCTTTAATGTATGCTACCTTGTGCAT CAGGTATGATGAGTACTCAAGAAGCAGCACATCATCTTTTTCAAAGCCTCTCAGGGTCGTCTTTGGCATCTCAGAGGACAGGATCTTCAGCCATATCTATGGAGAGGTCATGAGGGCCATTATGAATATGTTGCCACCTGAGATAAAGCATCTCACTATGAAAGAGACCAGCCGCGTCATGTCCGCTATTGTGGATGACTCCCTAAAGCAG ATTAACTCATGTCTTCTGGACATTTATTGCAATACTGACCTCCATGAAGGTGTTACACTGCCTGTAAGCTACTTTGAGGACATCGCCCAAAATCTGATGCTTGCAGTTAAGACCAGGATGCTGGGATTTTTGGAATCCTGCACAATCACGAGTTGGTCAGCATCAGTACTGCTaaactccatcaccaccacaaagaGCATTATTGAATGCCTATTGTCATTGATTCCATTCTGTAAAGAGGAAATTGCTGGACAGCTAATTGGAAAGgatttgtttacatttgtgaAGAAAAGGCTGGAGGTTTTGTGCATGAGGCAGATATTAACACCATCTGTCATGCATTTACAAGCCCTCAGTGACTTCATAATTTTAGACAGTTTTGAAGCAATTGGTGAAAAAGTTATCAGCAgtggtgcccttgagcaaaatGAGGAGTCTGAGTGTTCCTGGAAAGCACTGGACAGCATGCTCTCCATAGACTCCCTCAGGCAGTCCTCTCAGAAGCTCATCCCTATAGTGAGGAACTTGATGCTGGAAAGGATTGCGGCTCTGGACCAAGTAAAAGCACAAATGAGCTGCAAGGGGACTCGGTCAGTGTTGTCAGATACCTACCTTTCCAAGGAGGCACTCCAGTCAGGCATCGTGAGGAGCTTTGTGAACACAGCTACCGAAAAACTACTCCAACAAAGCCTTGGTCTGACGTCCTGCACCAAGCCTGACACTATATTTGGGCGCTACTGTTATGAAAGCATATCTGTGACGGAGGCTGACTTAGAAGTGGAGCAGTCACGACAGCGATGCTGCTCTGAGCTGTCAGCTGTGATTGCCCACACTGTGATCAGTGACCTCGCTGGCATCACCACCTCTGAGTCAGAACAGGACCGTACAGGCTCTGCTCTGCAGAGTGCTGCCCAGACGGTGGACGTGGGGCTGGAGAAGAAATCTTCTCGGTGGTTCAGGTGTCCAAGATTTCTGAAGCTGAGATTCAAG aaacagacaaacaaagtgCGTGTTCACATGGAGGACCAGGTGGTGGACAAACATATTCCAGATG caccatccacctctgacaAGACCATCCCTAAGCTCAGGAGAAAGTCGATGCGTACCAGACTGGCAACGGCTTTCTCCAAGATCTGCAGAAAATGA